Proteins found in one Zea mays cultivar B73 chromosome 1, Zm-B73-REFERENCE-NAM-5.0, whole genome shotgun sequence genomic segment:
- the LOC100274847 gene encoding uncharacterized protein LOC100274847 yields MHACKFLQKLARQTRERVTARRGSRKVRAESTIHLLIESMEMKVAASRPGCKKRPPSRLQKHAPASLQLEQAVASAGTGAPPAVWGDGRAPIPLLSPLVVSPMVPVWEADQTGGARKEGGGDQAEGRSGAEQQQRGAAARHGSSGEHQVHDVTPRPSAPALGMGWRHPAMSTPVAEPASLVPLFQSQCALEVRNSQQ; encoded by the coding sequence ATGCACGCATGTAAGTTTCTGCAGAAGCTAGCCAGGCAGACGAGAGAGCGAGTCACCGCGAGAAGGGGATCGCGGAAAGTGAGAGCAGAATCAACAATCCACCTGCTCATCGAGTCGATGGAGATGAAGGTTGCTGCCTCACGGCCAGGATGCAAGAAACGCCCCCCGAGCCGTCTCCAGAAGCATGCGCCAGCGTCGCTGCAACTGGAGCAGGCTGTCGCCAGTGCGGGGACGGGAGCACCGCCCGCGGTGTGGGGTGACGGGAGGGCGCCGATCCCGCTCCTGTCGCCGCTCGTCGTGTCGCCCATGGTGCCGGTCTGGGAGGCGGACCAGACGGGGGGCGCCAGGAAGGAGGGAGGAGGGGACCAGGCCGAGGGCAGGAGCGGTGCCGAGCAGCAGCAGCGCGGCGCCGCCGCTCGGCATGGCAGCAGTGGGGAGCACCAGGTGCACGACGTGACACCGAGGCCGTCGGCGCCCGCGCTCGGCATGGGGTGGCGGCACCCAGCGATGTCGACGCCCGTGGCGGAGCCGGCGTCCCTTGTGCCCTTATTCCAGTCGCAGTGCGCGTTGGAGGTGCGCAACTCGCAGCAGTGA